In Prunus dulcis chromosome 2, ALMONDv2, whole genome shotgun sequence, a single genomic region encodes these proteins:
- the LOC117619895 gene encoding uncharacterized protein LOC117619895, producing the protein MAIELQHEHIVEGLVELMAEEDLEIKALGWTALAVAANRGNLKMVECMVKKSKNILSIAIEEGNMTPILLACLNEHWEIVHYLYSVTPLDDLMPEKGPYGAGLVCHSMFVKKFDIAQELIQSCPQLVRTKDPHGVSPIHAFALMATAFPSGTRLKFWQQWIYNCIHIETTRAIGDVHLSVHNEANEEGNRRDSTWSVLRILQGLVTNLLELLGINCIREIKLIHSQSLGLLDHMCEVIKHSDGIDMEDLCGGAIFQAVELGVFEFIDRIFQTSPDLVWSNNQNKRNPLQFAIECRQERIYSLIYRLDKTERNVIGNLADTSNNNMLHMAAMLSPLAKLDNISGAALQMQRELQWFKEVETIVLPRMRDILNNENLTPRALFTKNHKELVKEGERWMKETATSCTVVGALIITIMFASAFTVPGGNNGETGIPIFLEKKLFMVFIISDAISLFSSTTSVLMFLGILTSRYAENDFLKSLPTKMIIGLSTLFFSIAAMMVAFSSGLFIMIHEQSWIVIPIIFLASVPVTLFIWMQFPLLIEIFISTYGRGIFDRNVKP; encoded by the exons ATGGCAATAGAATTACAGCACGAGCATATCGTGGAAGGGTTGGTGGAGTTGATGGCAGAGGAAGACTTGGAAATAAAAGCTCTTGGTTGGACTGCTCTTGCTGTTGCTGCAAATAGAGGAAATCTCAAAATGGTTGAATGCATGGTTAAAAAAAGCAAGAACATACTTAGTATTGCGATTGAGGAGGGCAATATGACTCCAATTCTCTTGGCTTGTCTCAATGAACATTGGGAAATCGTTCATTATCTCTACTCTGTTACTCCACTCGACGATCTAATGCCAGAGAAAGGCCCGTACGGCGCTGGACTTGTTTGCCATTCCATgtttgtgaaaaaatttg ATATTGCACAGGAATTAATTCAGAGTTGCCCACAATTGGTCCGTACTAAAGACCCCCATGGGGTATCCCCCATACATGCATTTGCATTGATGGCTACTGCATTCCCAAGTGGAACACGACTCAAATTCTGGCAACAATGGATCTATAATT GTATACACATAGAAACTACTCGTGCCATCGGTGATGTTCATCTAAGTGTTCATAATGAAGCAAATGAAGAAGGTAATCGAAGGGATAGCACTTGGTCAG TGCTACGTATATTGCAAGGTCTGGTCACGAATCTCCTTGAACTATTGG GAATCAACTGCATACGTGAAATAAAATTGATCCATTCTCAATCCCTTGGACTTCTAGATCACATGTGTGAAGTGATAAAACATTCAGATGGTATAGACATGGAAGATTTATGTGGTGGAGCCATTTTCCAAGCTGTCGAGCTAGGGGTTTTCGAGTTTATTGATCGTATATTCCAAACAAGTCCAGATCTCGTGTGGAgcaataatcaaaataaaagaaacccCTTGCAGTTTGCCATTGAATGTCGTCAAGAAAGGATTTATAGCCTGATTTATAGACTCgataaaacagaaagaaatGTGATTGGAAATCTTGCAGATACCTCTAACAATAACATGCTACATATGGCAGCGATGTTATCGCCATTGGCAAAGCTCGATAATATCTCAGGTGCAGCGTTGCAAATGCAGAGAGAATTGCAATGGTTCAAG GAGGTGGAGACTATTGTACTTCCGAGGATGAGAGACATTTTAAATAATGAGAATTTGACACCCCGTGCTCTGTTTACCAAGAATCACAAGGAATTGGTGAAGGAAGGAGAAAGATGGATGAAAGAAACTGCAACTTCTTGTACGGTTGTAGGTGCTCTCATTATTACCATCATGTTTGCTTCAGCATTCACAGTCCCTGGTGGAAACAATGGAGAAACAGGCATTCCCATATTCTTGGAAAAAAAGTTATTTAtggtttttataatttcagatGCTATATCGTTATTTTCTTCCACAACTTCAGTGTTGATGTTTCTGGGAATCCTTACGTCACGTTATGCAGAAAATGATTTCCTCAAATCCCTGCCAACAAAGATGATAATAGGCCTTTCCACCTTATTCTTTTCTATCGCAGCCATGATGGTTGCCTTTTCTTCTGGCCTTTTCATTATGATTCATGAACAATCATGGATTGTTATtccaattatttttcttgctaGTGTTCCAGTCACCTTATTTATTTGGATGCAATTTCCTCTTCTTATTGAGATTTTCATTTCTACTTATGGAAGAGGAATATTTGATAGGAACGTCAAACCGTAG